The Vulpes lagopus strain Blue_001 chromosome 6, ASM1834538v1, whole genome shotgun sequence genome has a segment encoding these proteins:
- the LOC121493588 gene encoding heterogeneous nuclear ribonucleoprotein A1-like, which produces MSKSESPKEPEQLRKLFIGGLSFETTDESLRSHFEQWGTLTDCVVMRDPNTKRSRGFGFVTSATVEQVDAAVNAGPHKVDGRAWNQRAVSREDSQRPGAHLTVKKIFVGGIKEDTEEHHLRDYFEQYGKIEVIEIMTDPGSGKKRGFAFVTFDDHDSVDKVVIQKYHPVNGHNCEVGKALSKQEMVGASSSQRGRSGSGNFGGARGGGFGGNDNFGRGGNFSGRGGFGGSRGGGGYGGGGDGYNGFGNDGSNFGGGGSYNDFGNYNNQSSNFGPMKGGNFGGRSSGPYGGGGQYFAKPRNRGGYGSSSSSSSYGSGRRF; this is translated from the coding sequence atgtctaagtcagagtctcccaaagagcccgagcagctgcggaagctcttcatcggaggtttgagcttcgaaacgaccgatgagagtctgaggagccattttgagcaatgggggacgcttacggactgtgtggtaatgagagaccccaacaccaagcgctccagaggctttgggttcgtCACGTCCGCCACCGTGGAGCAGGTGGACGCGGCCGTGAACGCTGGGCCGCACAAGGTGGACGGAAGAGCCTGGAACCAGAGGGCTGTCTCCCGAGAGGATTCTCAAAGAcccggtgcccacttaactgtgaaaaagatttttgtcggtggcattaaagaagacactgaagaacatcaccttagagattattttgaacagtatgggaaaattgaagtgattgagatcatgactgacccaggcagtggcaaaaagagaggttttgcttttgtgacctttgacgaccacgactctgtagacaaggttgtcattcaaaaataccatcctgtgaatggccacaactgtgaagtaggGAAAGCCCTATCGAAGCAAGAGATGGTTGGTGCTTcgtccagccaaagaggccgaagtggttctggaaactttggtggtgctcgtggaggtggttttggtgggaatgacaactttggtcgtggagggaacttcagtggtcgaggtggcttcggtggcagtcgaggtggtggtggatacggtggcggtggggatggctataacggatttggtaatgacggaagcaactttggaggtggcggaagctataacgattttggcaattacaacaatcaatcctcaaattttggacccatgaaaggaggaaattttggaggcagaagctctggcccctatggtggtggaggccaatactttgccaaaccacgaaaccGAGGTGGCTATGgcagttccagcagcagcagcagctatggcagtggcagaaggttttaa